The following coding sequences are from one Paenibacillus sp. FSL R5-0912 window:
- a CDS encoding YihY/virulence factor BrkB family protein, with product MSRSISGSGGTFTFIKQLLQKIKADDVQGISAQLTYYLILSLFPFLIFIMTLIGYANISLEDKIQQLEQVMPAEAVSIIEEILQDVSEGRSQALLSFGMLATLWAASKGVNAVIKGLNRAYDIDESRAFWKIRGIAFLATLTIGFVVLLSILLLVLGTWLKTQVFLLTDLPYGLQKLWDLLQYAVPLLVMFIVFTLLYWIAPSRRLALREVVPGALFSTFGWIATSVLFSVYVNQFSDFTKTYGSLGGVMILLIWLYISSIIILAGGEINAILLKRKVDGATVK from the coding sequence ATGAGCAGAAGCATTTCCGGTTCCGGCGGCACATTCACATTCATCAAACAGCTGCTGCAAAAAATCAAAGCCGACGACGTCCAGGGGATCAGCGCACAGCTGACCTATTATTTGATTCTGTCGCTGTTTCCCTTTCTGATCTTCATTATGACCCTGATCGGGTACGCGAATATTTCCCTGGAGGACAAAATCCAGCAGCTGGAACAGGTGATGCCTGCCGAAGCCGTCTCTATTATAGAAGAGATTCTGCAGGATGTATCGGAGGGACGCAGTCAGGCGCTATTATCCTTCGGGATGCTTGCAACGCTATGGGCGGCTTCCAAAGGGGTTAACGCTGTCATTAAAGGGCTCAACCGCGCTTACGACATTGATGAGAGCCGGGCCTTCTGGAAAATAAGAGGGATCGCCTTCCTCGCTACCCTGACTATCGGTTTTGTCGTGCTGCTCAGCATTCTGCTGCTGGTCCTCGGAACCTGGCTCAAGACACAGGTCTTCCTGTTGACGGATCTGCCCTACGGTTTACAGAAGCTATGGGACCTGCTGCAATACGCCGTGCCGCTGCTGGTCATGTTCATTGTGTTCACACTGCTCTACTGGATCGCCCCAAGCCGCAGGCTGGCTCTGCGGGAGGTAGTGCCAGGTGCGCTTTTCTCCACTTTCGGCTGGATCGCTACATCGGTCCTCTTCTCTGTGTACGTCAATCAATTCAGTGATTTCACCAAAACCTACGGCAGCCTCGGTGGCGTAATGATCCTGCTCATCTGGCTGTATATCAGCTCGATTATTATTCTTGCCGGGGGTGAGATTAATGCCATCCTGCTCAAGCGTAAAGTTGACGGAGCCACGGTAAAATAA
- a CDS encoding ROK family protein gives MMPHPNASIKKRVYDRISYLGTASKADLLNAFALTSSSMTRLLDEMSSQGLIIASGLGTSKGGRKPILFQCNPAYRYLFGLEISRIHSSLGLYDMHFNRLSMTSWEMDDSMTPSLLADHVADSARILLSGHGISPGSVLGMGIGAVGPLNPERGIILEPEHFPADSWSNVPICEMLEERLAIPVKLDNGANCALIGEHWALKANHYQHILYVHAGTTIRFAMLSGGHIVRGASGAEGALGQMIIQTNGPRLHGKGNYGALEAFVSVPALEERVRTQLKIGRSSLLTELSPERITFAALSEALVQGDKLVTEQFTESSAYLGIGLANLMNTLHPECVVLGGPLVRAHPLVFDTSVEVARKNTYPSPVNSPFFTQGLLREEAVATGAAILLLNDWDIE, from the coding sequence ATGATGCCCCATCCTAATGCTTCTATAAAAAAACGCGTCTATGACCGGATATCCTATCTAGGAACTGCCTCCAAAGCGGATTTATTGAATGCGTTTGCCCTGACCAGCAGCAGTATGACACGTCTGCTTGATGAGATGTCATCCCAGGGGCTAATTATTGCCTCCGGGCTGGGAACCTCCAAAGGCGGAAGAAAGCCCATCCTGTTCCAGTGTAACCCGGCATACCGGTATCTGTTCGGGCTGGAGATTTCCCGCATTCATTCTTCGCTTGGCCTGTATGACATGCATTTCAACAGGCTCTCTATGACCAGCTGGGAAATGGACGATAGCATGACACCTTCACTTCTCGCGGATCATGTTGCAGACAGCGCCCGGATACTTCTCTCGGGGCACGGGATATCGCCCGGCAGCGTTCTGGGCATGGGAATCGGTGCTGTCGGTCCATTGAACCCGGAACGAGGGATCATTCTGGAGCCGGAGCATTTCCCAGCCGACTCCTGGTCAAACGTCCCCATCTGCGAAATGCTGGAGGAGCGGCTCGCAATACCGGTCAAGCTTGACAATGGTGCAAACTGTGCCCTCATCGGTGAGCATTGGGCTCTGAAGGCTAACCATTACCAACACATCCTGTATGTGCATGCCGGAACAACCATCCGCTTCGCGATGCTCTCCGGCGGCCATATCGTTCGGGGAGCCTCAGGCGCAGAGGGCGCACTGGGTCAGATGATTATCCAGACCAACGGGCCCAGACTGCACGGCAAAGGAAACTATGGTGCCCTCGAAGCATTCGTGTCTGTTCCGGCACTGGAAGAGCGGGTACGCACACAGTTAAAGATTGGGCGCAGCAGCTTACTGACGGAGCTCTCTCCGGAACGGATCACCTTTGCCGCTTTGTCCGAAGCTCTCGTGCAGGGGGACAAGCTGGTTACCGAGCAGTTCACGGAATCGTCTGCGTACTTGGGGATTGGGCTGGCTAATCTGATGAATACCCTTCATCCGGAGTGTGTCGTTCTGGGCGGCCCGCTCGTCAGGGCACATCCGCTTGTGTTCGACACCTCCGTCGAGGTCGCCAGGAAGAACACTTATCCCTCTCCCGTGAACAGTCCGTTCTTCACTCAAGGACTTCTTAGAGAAGAGGCCGTAGCCACCGGAGCCGCTATCCTGCTGCTAAATGATTGGGATATTGAATGA
- a CDS encoding chromate transporter, with protein sequence MKQRVSRKMKLLWSIFFVFFKIGPSTFGGGYAMIATIEEEIVRKKGWMNEEEMGDMISVSGSAPGGVAVNSAAFIGYRLGGVTGAVAAVIAITLPTFLIVFILSGLRLIFKDNVKVEAALKGIHAAVVALIIVAAGKMWKASVLDAVTLVLAAVSLALLLFTQIHPFYLILGGLTAGVLVVLYKKKRGMSVVTEKARTEERRDLQFPEYYI encoded by the coding sequence ATGAAGCAAAGGGTAAGCAGAAAGATGAAGCTACTTTGGAGTATTTTTTTTGTGTTTTTCAAAATTGGACCCTCCACCTTTGGAGGCGGGTATGCAATGATTGCGACCATTGAAGAAGAGATTGTACGAAAAAAGGGTTGGATGAACGAAGAGGAAATGGGTGACATGATATCCGTATCCGGTTCTGCTCCTGGAGGGGTGGCCGTGAATAGCGCAGCGTTTATCGGCTATCGTCTTGGTGGAGTAACGGGAGCTGTGGCCGCTGTCATTGCAATAACACTGCCTACCTTCCTGATCGTTTTTATTCTCAGCGGACTCAGGCTTATATTTAAAGACAATGTCAAGGTAGAAGCCGCATTAAAAGGCATTCATGCCGCAGTCGTTGCCTTGATCATAGTCGCAGCCGGAAAGATGTGGAAGGCTTCTGTTCTCGACGCGGTGACGCTTGTACTTGCGGCTGTCTCACTGGCGTTACTATTGTTCACACAGATACATCCTTTTTATCTGATTCTGGGCGGGCTGACAGCGGGAGTCCTTGTCGTTCTGTATAAGAAGAAACGGGGGATGAGCGTGGTTACGGAAAAGGCGAGAACGGAAGAACGCCGGGACCTGCAGTTTCCGGAATACTATATTTGA
- a CDS encoding chromate transporter, with protein MLWELLLIFIRVGLVSFGGGYAVITLIQREVSDKGWMDSGAFQEIVALAGMAPGSIATNTATLIGYSQAGMGGAIAATAGIILPSLIIVICIAVFFLKLQSNEWVRASFYGLRPIVTGLILYAAVHFGFSGQSGSWLTWTMAGSLLICAGCLILVAKYKVHPFAVILLSAVAGIVIF; from the coding sequence ATGCTGTGGGAGCTGTTGCTGATTTTTATTAGAGTGGGATTAGTTTCATTTGGCGGCGGTTATGCGGTTATTACACTGATTCAGCGGGAGGTATCCGACAAAGGATGGATGGACAGCGGCGCTTTTCAGGAAATTGTTGCTTTGGCCGGAATGGCTCCGGGGTCCATCGCGACCAATACCGCAACCCTGATCGGATACTCCCAAGCGGGGATGGGGGGAGCGATAGCGGCAACGGCTGGCATTATTCTGCCGTCGCTTATTATCGTCATTTGCATCGCTGTCTTCTTTTTGAAGCTGCAGAGCAATGAATGGGTCAGAGCTTCATTTTACGGACTGCGGCCGATCGTGACCGGCTTAATTCTGTATGCGGCAGTTCATTTCGGATTTAGCGGACAAAGCGGGTCCTGGTTAACCTGGACCATGGCCGGCTCGCTGCTGATTTGTGCCGGATGCCTCATTCTTGTTGCCAAATATAAGGTGCATCCGTTTGCGGTGATCCTCCTGTCGGCGGTAGCTGGAATTGTTATTTTTTAG
- a CDS encoding HIT family protein yields the protein MTEDFYCEEVLSGKIEVRKVIETDNILAYHHTRPFYPVHIVAIPKRHISSLLTLNEGDNELLLELMGVIKQVAAQVTEEYGACRVNTNLGKYQDSKHLHWHICYGEPLR from the coding sequence ATGACTGAAGATTTCTACTGTGAAGAAGTATTGAGCGGCAAAATAGAAGTACGGAAGGTAATCGAAACGGACAATATTCTAGCCTACCATCACACCAGACCCTTTTATCCTGTCCACATTGTGGCTATCCCTAAGCGGCATATCTCCTCTCTATTAACCCTTAACGAGGGAGATAACGAACTGCTGCTTGAGCTTATGGGAGTGATTAAGCAGGTTGCTGCCCAGGTAACCGAAGAATATGGGGCATGCCGGGTGAACACGAACCTTGGTAAATACCAGGATTCGAAGCATCTGCACTGGCATATCTGCTATGGTGAGCCGCTAAGATAA
- a CDS encoding SDR family NAD(P)-dependent oxidoreductase, with product MTIQQPQRTALITGANNGIGLALTRRMLGEGWEIIALIRSAFPEDDFLIREALSSRQLRTYKADLSDFAQLKRALQDITSHETKIDLLFNNAGGSFPELSFSKQGRELHYELQTVVPYILTMELKPLILNGTLRTVINTSSNAFMMKRKFDPAALEHPVKFQKLTGPYADTKLALSLWTSEIAPALAAEGILIRSADPGGNNTIRGGKKSGIPFWLRPVIRMFFPEPTHGAGLLYQAALGEHSRKPGVFLIKNQVTPLKFTEHSSTILKTVQTIYQQEFHTAGSGS from the coding sequence ATGACTATACAACAACCACAACGCACTGCGCTGATCACCGGCGCGAATAATGGAATCGGACTCGCCTTGACCCGCCGAATGCTGGGCGAAGGCTGGGAGATTATCGCACTCATCCGTTCAGCTTTTCCAGAGGACGATTTCCTTATACGTGAGGCGCTCAGCAGCAGACAGCTGCGGACGTACAAGGCGGACCTCTCTGATTTCGCCCAGTTGAAGCGTGCCTTGCAGGATATTACAAGCCATGAAACGAAGATTGATCTGCTGTTCAATAATGCCGGCGGCAGCTTCCCGGAGTTAAGCTTCTCCAAGCAGGGACGTGAGCTGCACTATGAGCTGCAGACGGTTGTTCCGTATATCCTCACGATGGAGCTGAAGCCGCTGATCCTGAACGGCACACTGCGCACAGTGATTAATACCTCTTCCAACGCTTTTATGATGAAGCGCAAATTCGATCCGGCCGCCCTGGAGCATCCTGTCAAGTTCCAGAAGCTAACCGGGCCTTATGCGGACACCAAGCTCGCCCTGTCCTTGTGGACCAGTGAGATCGCCCCGGCGCTTGCGGCGGAAGGCATCCTAATCCGCAGTGCCGATCCCGGCGGCAACAATACGATTCGCGGGGGCAAGAAATCCGGAATTCCTTTTTGGCTGAGACCGGTTATCCGCATGTTCTTCCCGGAACCCACTCATGGAGCAGGCTTGTTATATCAGGCCGCACTCGGCGAGCACAGCCGCAAGCCCGGTGTGTTCCTGATCAAGAATCAGGTGACCCCGCTTAAATTCACAGAGCACAGCAGCACTATTCTGAAGACCGTCCAGACCATTTATCAGCAGGAGTTCCACACGGCCGGCAGCGGTTCCTGA
- a CDS encoding MerR family transcriptional regulator, with product MSLTDAIIIHGYSIKETAERTGIPEDTIRYYEKIGLLPRAQRKGNSHRIYSDQDLEMMKLISCLKKTGMSLDDMRPYLNLSLDSDLSEYPELHEMILNHKQKILEQIASLQQIVDFIDTKIEHGNLGPQKCELTGDTRKMPERRKR from the coding sequence ATGAGTCTGACAGATGCTATTATCATTCATGGATATTCTATCAAAGAAACAGCGGAGCGGACCGGGATCCCGGAAGATACCATCCGGTATTACGAGAAGATCGGACTGCTGCCCCGGGCGCAGCGCAAGGGAAACAGCCACCGCATCTACAGTGATCAGGATCTGGAGATGATGAAGCTGATCAGTTGCCTCAAGAAGACGGGAATGTCGCTGGACGACATGCGGCCATATCTCAACCTGTCTCTTGATTCAGACCTGTCCGAATATCCGGAGCTGCATGAGATGATCCTGAATCATAAACAGAAGATCCTGGAGCAGATCGCTTCGCTGCAGCAGATTGTGGATTTTATTGACACTAAGATTGAGCATGGCAATCTTGGACCGCAGAAATGTGAGCTGACCGGCGATACCCGCAAAATGCCTGAACGCCGCAAACGCTGA
- a CDS encoding glycerol dehydrogenase, which produces MSQIIYSPSKYIQGSGEIMRLGVYCLQMGARGAYAIVDPYILSLYGQEISKGFASEQIPLLLREFKGECSLTQVDQIVEELGSGGADVIVGIGGGKTLDTAKAVSHFAGLPVMLVPTVASTDAPCSALSVLYSESGEFDRYLPLRRNPDIVVADVAIIAKAPVRLLAAGMGDALSTYYEARACSRSGAVTSTGGTSTLAALALARTCLDTLLADGAQALQDAADGRVTAAVEHIVEANIYLSGIGFESGGLAAAHAIHNGLTLLKECRTVLHGEKVAFTTLVQLILEGAAEAEISGAVDFCRGAGLPITLAQLGLADVAQDRLLYAAEASCSEGSPMANMPFAVTPQQVLAAILEANRRGAQVS; this is translated from the coding sequence ATGTCACAGATCATCTATTCACCGTCAAAATATATTCAGGGCAGCGGGGAGATTATGAGGCTGGGGGTGTATTGCCTGCAGATGGGGGCGAGAGGAGCCTATGCCATTGTAGATCCCTATATTCTCTCCTTGTACGGGCAAGAGATCAGCAAGGGCTTCGCGTCGGAGCAGATTCCGCTGCTGCTGCGTGAATTCAAGGGCGAGTGCAGTCTTACACAGGTGGACCAGATTGTGGAAGAGCTGGGTAGCGGCGGTGCGGATGTCATTGTGGGCATTGGCGGGGGCAAGACACTGGATACGGCAAAAGCCGTCAGTCATTTCGCCGGGCTCCCGGTGATGCTTGTGCCGACCGTAGCGTCAACAGACGCGCCTTGCAGCGCCCTGTCGGTCCTCTACAGCGAATCGGGCGAATTCGACCGGTATCTGCCGCTGCGCCGCAATCCGGATATCGTGGTCGCAGATGTGGCGATTATCGCCAAAGCCCCTGTAAGATTGCTTGCAGCGGGCATGGGGGATGCCTTGTCGACGTATTACGAAGCAAGAGCCTGCAGCAGATCCGGAGCAGTTACCAGCACCGGAGGTACAAGCACTCTGGCGGCCCTGGCTTTGGCCCGTACATGTCTGGATACGCTGCTCGCCGACGGTGCGCAGGCGCTGCAGGATGCCGCTGACGGACGCGTCACTGCCGCAGTTGAACATATTGTCGAAGCCAATATATATCTCAGCGGCATCGGCTTTGAGAGCGGCGGACTGGCAGCGGCCCATGCCATTCATAACGGCCTGACGCTGCTTAAGGAATGCCGGACCGTGCTTCACGGGGAGAAAGTGGCGTTCACCACACTGGTACAGCTGATCCTTGAAGGAGCAGCGGAAGCCGAGATCAGCGGGGCGGTGGATTTCTGCCGGGGGGCAGGTCTGCCTATAACGCTGGCTCAGCTGGGGTTAGCGGATGTTGCACAGGACCGGCTGCTCTATGCCGCCGAGGCCAGCTGCAGTGAGGGCAGTCCAATGGCCAATATGCCTTTTGCGGTGACACCGCAGCAGGTGCTGGCTGCGATTCTTGAAGCCAACCGCCGCGGAGCACAGGTTTCTTAA
- a CDS encoding divergent polysaccharide deacetylase family protein, translated as MEKSNHRVKHIILYPLAAVVVLITTLISSAPQPVSAAQLAVGHSARNIEAAVSALRPVTGANAGSSGNSGSVNQQVENKKLPNRVAIIVDDFGNNMRGTEEMFKLPVKITVAVMPFLPSSEQDARRAHELGFDVLVHLPMEPRQGKPEWLGPGAVLTRMSDAEVRQRVEAALDNVPYAIGINNHMGSKVTGDERVMGIVLAVCKERGLFFVDSHTNYRSVAGKMARELGLPPVENHIFLDDVHSAGHVVKQMKLVQERAMSQRYCVTIGHVGIQGKETAAGIRSGIAGMKDSVEFIGISELVREEWKWNSQVTLP; from the coding sequence TTGGAGAAAAGCAATCATAGAGTAAAGCACATCATTCTCTATCCTTTGGCCGCCGTAGTTGTTCTGATAACCACGCTGATTTCTTCAGCGCCTCAGCCGGTATCTGCCGCACAGCTGGCTGTTGGGCACTCTGCCCGTAACATTGAAGCTGCAGTTTCCGCGCTCCGTCCGGTAACCGGTGCGAATGCAGGCAGCAGCGGAAACAGCGGTTCAGTTAACCAGCAAGTGGAGAATAAGAAGTTGCCTAACCGTGTGGCCATCATTGTCGATGATTTCGGCAACAACATGCGGGGCACGGAGGAGATGTTCAAGCTGCCGGTCAAGATTACCGTTGCAGTGATGCCATTCCTGCCCTCCAGCGAGCAGGATGCACGCCGTGCGCATGAGCTTGGCTTCGATGTATTGGTTCACCTGCCGATGGAGCCGCGTCAGGGCAAGCCGGAATGGCTTGGACCGGGTGCGGTGCTCACCCGGATGAGTGATGCAGAAGTCCGCCAGCGGGTGGAGGCAGCGCTTGATAATGTTCCTTATGCAATTGGCATTAACAACCATATGGGCTCCAAGGTGACCGGTGACGAGCGGGTGATGGGGATTGTGCTCGCGGTCTGCAAGGAGCGCGGCCTTTTCTTCGTAGATAGCCATACCAATTATCGCTCAGTTGCCGGTAAAATGGCCCGGGAGCTGGGACTCCCGCCAGTGGAGAACCACATTTTCCTGGACGACGTGCATTCTGCCGGCCATGTGGTTAAGCAGATGAAGCTGGTCCAGGAGCGGGCCATGAGCCAGAGATACTGCGTGACTATTGGCCATGTCGGCATTCAAGGCAAAGAAACCGCAGCGGGCATCCGCAGCGGCATTGCCGGAATGAAGGACAGTGTTGAGTTTATAGGAATCTCCGAGCTTGTCCGGGAAGAATGGAAATGGAATTCGCAGGTCACACTTCCATAA
- a CDS encoding N-acetylmuramoyl-L-alanine amidase family protein → MRISELSQEHTAGQASQSRSHFRPGPRLRRILASVGVLLLLTAGNAGTLQAATPGVDHLTDNTSDRQHMLGHDQRIILIDAGHGGIDGGTSHGTILEKDITLAISRRLFLLLRSDGFDAILNRTGDYAPSDENLWLRSKSRHLRDLAQRKELAETLPANVVVSIHINWAKSPSKHGPLVLYRQEGRSFLLARMIQDQLNGLYGMKNDPRQGKPFYLLNKITATTVIVEAGFVSSPADREKLCSPKGQEEIAEAVANGIAAYLMEV, encoded by the coding sequence TTGAGAATTTCGGAACTTTCACAAGAACATACTGCAGGACAGGCAAGCCAATCAAGGAGTCATTTCCGCCCCGGGCCAAGACTGCGGAGGATACTGGCATCAGTTGGAGTGCTGCTTCTGCTTACAGCGGGAAATGCAGGGACTCTCCAGGCCGCCACACCGGGGGTAGACCACTTAACCGACAACACGTCAGACCGCCAGCATATGCTCGGTCATGACCAGCGGATCATTCTGATTGATGCCGGACACGGAGGGATTGACGGCGGAACCTCACACGGCACCATCCTGGAGAAGGATATTACCCTGGCGATCTCACGCCGGCTGTTTCTCCTGCTGCGCAGTGACGGCTTCGATGCCATACTGAACCGGACCGGCGATTATGCGCCGAGCGATGAGAATCTCTGGCTGCGCAGCAAATCCCGGCACCTGCGTGATCTGGCCCAGCGCAAGGAACTGGCCGAAACGCTGCCTGCGAATGTCGTGGTCAGCATTCATATCAATTGGGCAAAGTCACCCTCCAAGCATGGTCCGCTTGTGTTGTACCGCCAGGAAGGACGCAGCTTCCTGCTGGCCAGAATGATTCAGGATCAGCTGAACGGGCTGTATGGAATGAAGAATGATCCCAGACAAGGCAAACCCTTCTACCTGCTCAACAAAATAACCGCCACAACGGTTATCGTCGAGGCGGGATTTGTAAGCAGTCCGGCGGACCGCGAGAAGCTGTGCAGCCCGAAAGGGCAGGAAGAGATTGCCGAGGCGGTTGCCAACGGAATTGCGGCGTACCTTATGGAAGTGTGA
- a CDS encoding YqzE family protein, which translates to MATSGDDLVKYITEKVVIYMEDPRAVHARRKAEKQPWAEKWFGTLPLAWSVWRSKWSRKDPE; encoded by the coding sequence ATGGCAACCAGCGGAGATGATCTGGTGAAATACATTACGGAGAAAGTAGTCATATATATGGAGGACCCGCGCGCCGTACATGCAAGGCGGAAGGCAGAGAAGCAGCCCTGGGCCGAGAAATGGTTCGGCACGCTGCCGCTCGCCTGGTCCGTCTGGCGAAGCAAATGGAGCCGCAAGGATCCGGAGTAG
- a CDS encoding YqhG family protein translates to MLTPVEVRKQVMDYLEATECTILESSPLHVTVKLSPRADRMLTDRPYYWGFVERTGVDPETLSFSFVFDPQKYDELAAQAAAPAARLRGGAVRPAPGPLPGGNGAADAEAGAEPGAAMTAAPGGVVPPGVSADPEDSILARYFGIVPQLPRIGPGMIRREDVTYGSKRLRQIWSAARDEGKCLQLFEDPGLRQRTTLFSAAYEPWLAVCYKVEMTCDLKREEMHFIAVSLTSGLIVPDFEARLASRELTPRLPENIHIQPSELSVSAGADRLEGYLTSKLALLDYTWAEEARERLRLELSIVDIYYEELLKEQDEEKRLGIEEQYNRRRKETTWQYEPQIAVSAVTYGLFHLRST, encoded by the coding sequence ATGCTCACCCCTGTGGAAGTACGCAAACAGGTCATGGATTATCTGGAAGCAACAGAGTGCACGATTCTAGAATCCTCTCCGCTGCATGTGACGGTGAAGCTCTCGCCGCGCGCGGACCGGATGCTGACGGATCGCCCTTATTACTGGGGATTCGTGGAGCGCACCGGCGTAGATCCCGAGACCCTGTCCTTCAGCTTCGTCTTCGATCCGCAGAAGTACGATGAACTGGCCGCGCAGGCCGCTGCGCCAGCGGCACGGCTGCGCGGCGGGGCGGTCCGCCCGGCGCCAGGACCTCTGCCGGGCGGCAACGGTGCGGCGGATGCAGAGGCAGGCGCGGAGCCTGGCGCTGCAATGACTGCTGCACCCGGAGGTGTGGTGCCGCCCGGGGTCTCCGCTGATCCGGAGGACAGCATCCTCGCCAGGTACTTCGGCATCGTCCCGCAGCTGCCGCGCATCGGGCCGGGCATGATCCGCCGCGAGGATGTGACCTACGGCAGCAAACGCCTGCGGCAGATCTGGTCAGCGGCACGGGATGAGGGCAAATGTCTGCAGCTGTTCGAGGATCCGGGACTCCGGCAGCGGACCACGCTGTTCTCAGCCGCCTACGAGCCTTGGCTTGCCGTCTGCTACAAGGTGGAGATGACCTGTGATCTTAAGCGTGAAGAGATGCATTTCATCGCGGTGTCACTGACCTCCGGGCTGATTGTTCCGGACTTCGAGGCCCGGCTGGCTTCGCGGGAGCTTACGCCAAGGCTGCCGGAGAATATCCACATCCAGCCTTCCGAGCTGTCCGTGAGCGCCGGAGCCGACAGGCTGGAGGGATATCTGACCTCGAAGCTGGCTCTGCTTGATTATACCTGGGCCGAGGAAGCCCGCGAACGCCTGCGGCTGGAGCTGAGCATCGTGGACATCTATTACGAGGAGCTGCTGAAGGAGCAGGATGAGGAGAAACGCCTTGGTATAGAGGAGCAATACAACCGCCGCCGCAAAGAGACCACCTGGCAGTATGAGCCGCAGATTGCAGTTTCTGCCGTAACGTACGGGCTGTTTCACCTGCGCAGCACATAG